The following coding sequences lie in one Primulina huaijiensis isolate GDHJ02 chromosome 2, ASM1229523v2, whole genome shotgun sequence genomic window:
- the LOC140971843 gene encoding uncharacterized protein isoform X2 — MKNYKSSFPLNQLVDNFHGSFSKCSFFRRKDSRLYYPRMMDKKLYNLYKGCINEFGGEDLNIQKYFTFGGPSMEQNVSIEEGVGRNILEVVTSVSDKRLDLLRPSARFYSMLKGKMADAADKVKGKYTLIRDEDDSQLGIYEKPLPCFGCGVGWFSFLVPADVVLCDDIVFPKLLP; from the exons ATGAAGAACTACAAATCATCTTTTCCACTAAACCAACTTGTAGATAATTTTCATGGTTCCTTTTCAAAGTGCTCTTTTTTTCGGAGGAAGGATTCAAGATTGTATTATCCTAGGATGATGGACAAAAAATTGTACAATCTGTACAAAG GTTGCATAAACGAATTTGGTGGTGAAGATCTcaatatacaaaaatatttcaCCTTTGGAGGACCGTCCATGGAGCAAA ATGTTTCCATTGAGGAGGGAGTGGGTAGAAATATCCTTGAAGTAGTCACCTCAGTTTCTGATAAACGTCTTGATCTTTTGAGACCATCGGCTCGATTTTACTCCATGCTTAAAg GAAAAATGGCAGATGCTGCAGACAAAGTGAAGGGAAAATATACTTTGATTCGAGATGAAGATGACTCACAACTTGGGATATATGAGAAACCTCTTCCTTGCTTCGGTTGTGGTGTTGGATGGTTCTC GTTTCTTGTGCCCGCTGATGTGGTATTATGCGACGATATTGTATTTCCGAAATTATTACCGTAG
- the LOC140971843 gene encoding uncharacterized protein isoform X4 translates to MEQNVSIEEGVGRNILEVVTSVSDKRLDLLRPSARFYSMLKGKMADAADKVKGKYTLIRDEDDSQLGIYEKPLPCFGCGVGWFSFLVGFLCPLMWYYATILYFRNYYRRDPRERAGLAASAIAAMACTVVLIIIILVLLL, encoded by the exons ATGGAGCAAA ATGTTTCCATTGAGGAGGGAGTGGGTAGAAATATCCTTGAAGTAGTCACCTCAGTTTCTGATAAACGTCTTGATCTTTTGAGACCATCGGCTCGATTTTACTCCATGCTTAAAg GAAAAATGGCAGATGCTGCAGACAAAGTGAAGGGAAAATATACTTTGATTCGAGATGAAGATGACTCACAACTTGGGATATATGAGAAACCTCTTCCTTGCTTCGGTTGTGGTGTTGGATGGTTCTC TTTTCTCGTAGGTTTCTTGTGCCCGCTGATGTGGTATTATGCGACGATATTGTATTTCCGAAATTATTACCGTAGGGATCCCAGAGAACGAGCCGGACTCGCTGCTTCTGCCATTGCT GCCATGGCATGCACCGTCGTGTTGATAATCATAATCTTAGTTCTACTTCTCTAG
- the LOC140971843 gene encoding uncharacterized protein isoform X1 has translation MKNYKSSFPLNQLVDNFHGSFSKCSFFRRKDSRLYYPRMMDKKLYNLYKGCINEFGGEDLNIQKYFTFGGPSMEQNVSIEEGVGRNILEVVTSVSDKRLDLLRPSARFYSMLKGKMADAADKVKGKYTLIRDEDDSQLGIYEKPLPCFGCGVGWFSFLVGFLCPLMWYYATILYFRNYYRRDPRERAGLAASAIAAMACTVVLIIIILVLLL, from the exons ATGAAGAACTACAAATCATCTTTTCCACTAAACCAACTTGTAGATAATTTTCATGGTTCCTTTTCAAAGTGCTCTTTTTTTCGGAGGAAGGATTCAAGATTGTATTATCCTAGGATGATGGACAAAAAATTGTACAATCTGTACAAAG GTTGCATAAACGAATTTGGTGGTGAAGATCTcaatatacaaaaatatttcaCCTTTGGAGGACCGTCCATGGAGCAAA ATGTTTCCATTGAGGAGGGAGTGGGTAGAAATATCCTTGAAGTAGTCACCTCAGTTTCTGATAAACGTCTTGATCTTTTGAGACCATCGGCTCGATTTTACTCCATGCTTAAAg GAAAAATGGCAGATGCTGCAGACAAAGTGAAGGGAAAATATACTTTGATTCGAGATGAAGATGACTCACAACTTGGGATATATGAGAAACCTCTTCCTTGCTTCGGTTGTGGTGTTGGATGGTTCTC TTTTCTCGTAGGTTTCTTGTGCCCGCTGATGTGGTATTATGCGACGATATTGTATTTCCGAAATTATTACCGTAGGGATCCCAGAGAACGAGCCGGACTCGCTGCTTCTGCCATTGCT GCCATGGCATGCACCGTCGTGTTGATAATCATAATCTTAGTTCTACTTCTCTAG
- the LOC140971845 gene encoding diacylglycerol O-acyltransferase 3-like, which yields MEASRLIFRQPPCLYSSDSCRESKYRGGRGVFPGFYDHGSVQYYHNRSGKSSCEVFSMGAIRCEKVATEDKGPMKMKMKMKKQMKLLKGLSRDLYAFSQMGFGLDSNLDQDLLHQVKGTTISETADLLLEQLENLRAEKQLEKKRRQEHKKQMRNGLNLVEMSSSSAESSSDSECGEVIDMKGLKLAQPKQEEEALPPVLQNNLPISPSPFAASEATLPTEITSLENSLKGTFETECSSKLEVCMGGKCKKSGAEAVLDEFKKVVGIEGAVSGCKCMGKCKDGPNVRVQSGEVGNNPLFIGVGLEDVDMIVSNLLGENREQPGFAAAA from the exons ATGGAGGCTTCACGGTTGATTTTCAGGCAACCCCCGTGTTTGTATTCTTCGGATTCTTGTAGAGAATCAAAGTACCGCGGTGGAAGAGGAGTATTTCCTGGATTTTATGATCATGGTTCTGTGCAATATTATCACAACCGCAGCGGCAAATCTAGTTGCGAGGTTTTTTCCATGGGGGCGATTAGATGTGAAAAGGTGGCGACGGAAGACAAGGGCccgatgaagatgaagatgaagatgaagaagcagATGAAGTTGCTCAAGGGACTTTCCAGGGATTTATACGCTTTCTCTCAGATGGGTTTTGGATTGGATTCTAATCTTGATCAAGATTTGCTTCATCAGGTCAAAGGCACTACCATCTCG GAAACGGCTGATCTTTTACTGGAACAACTGGAGAATCTCAGGGCTGAGAAGCAACTGGAGAAGAAACGGAGACAGGAACATAAGAAGCAGATGCGGAACGGCCTTAATCTCGTCGAAATGTCATCCAGTTCTGCAGAATCATCAAGTGACAGTGAATGTGGCGAGGTAATAGACATGAAGGGCCTTAAACTCGCACAGCCTAAACAAGAGGAGGAAGCCCTGCCACCAGTTCTTCAGAATAATTTACCGATTTCACCATCTCCATTTGCTGCAAGCGAGGCTACACTTCCAACGGAGATTACTTCACTCGAAAACTCGCTGAAAGGCACCTTTGAGACCGAGTGTTCGAGTAAACTCGAGGTATGCATGGGTGGAAAGTGCAAGAAATCGGGAGCAGAGGCCGTCCTTGATGAATTCAAGAAAGTTGTGGGGATTGAAGGCGCAGTTTCGGGGTGCAAATGCATGGGTAAATGCAAGGATGGCCCCAATGTAAGGGTTCAGAGCGGTGAAGTTGGCAATAATCCGTTGTTCATCGGTGTGGGTTTGGAGGATGTAGATATGATCGTGTCCAATTTGCTCGGCGAGAATAGGGAACAGCCTGGCTTTGCTGCTGCAGCTTGA
- the LOC140971841 gene encoding uncharacterized protein isoform X1, producing MVWFQCEDCGDNLKKPKLPNHFRMCSASKLSCIDCGQVFGQQSIEGHTQCITESEKYGPKGQGKAPNGTINTKSKNDSKQKPEIDVNVGLSERPPWFCSLCNTKTTSKQTLLLHADGKKHRAKARGFHASKQQPIDAVGTTDLTEKNEKNEVPESNGLGESIDQNSSKVTSLHDNLEVETYSLKSDKKRKLEASEVDGAELKNGGETSSDGHGEVIQIQQTETEIIKDLKKAKNCMTNEGVILDSTSETENLEKKIKWKKLVTSFLKSESEGVVKLKKLRKFVLKSLKESGFAEDKNQVFEMLEQKVCYFFGLSSFMLKVFMPPNYSEATFL from the exons ATGGTGTGGTTTCAGTGTGAGGATTGCGGAGACAATCTTAAGAAACCCAAGCTCCCTAATCACTTCAGAATGTGTTCTGCTTCCAAG TTATCGTGCATTGACTGTGGACAAGTGTTTGGGCAGCAATCAATTGAAGGTCACACTCAGTGCATCACTGAATCG GAAAAATATGGTCCAAAGGGTCAAGGAAAGGCTCCAAATGGAACAATTAATACTAAATCCAAGAATGATTCCAAGCAGAAGCCGGAAATCGATGTAAATGTTGGATTGTCTGAACGACCTCCATGGTTCTGTAG TCTCTGTAACACCAAAACTACAAGCAAGCAAACCTTGCTTCTTCATGCCGACGGAAAGAAACACAGAGCAAAAGCTAGAGGTTTCCATGCATCAAAGCAGCAGCCCATAGATGCAGTTGGAACTACGGACTTGACagaaaagaatgagaaaaacgAAGTTCCTGAAAGTAATGGTTTAGGGGAATCAATAGACCAAAATTCATCTAAAGTAACTTCTCTTCATGATAATTTGGAAGTGGAAACCTATTCGTTGAAATCAGACAAGAAAAGAAAACTCGAGGCATCTGAAGTAGATGGTGCTGAGCTGAAGAATGGAGGTGAAACTTCCTCAGATGGTCATGGTGAAGTTATTCAAATACAACAAACAGAAACAGAGATAATTAAAGACTTGAAGAAAGCCAAAAATTGTATGACCAACGAAGGTGTAATTTTGGATTCAACTTCAGAAACGGAAAACCTCGAGAAGAAAATAAAGTGGAAAAAGCTTGTTACTTCGTTTCTGAAATCA GAATCAGAGGGTGTAgtgaaattaaaaaaacttcGGAAGTTTGTACTAAAATCCCTCAAGGAATCTGGATTTGCAGAAGACAAGAACCAAGTATTTGAAATGCTTGAGCAGAAGGTGTGTTACTTCTTTGGTTTGAGTTcctttatgttgaaagtttttatGCCTCCAAACTATTCTGAAGCGACATTCTTATGA
- the LOC140971841 gene encoding uncharacterized protein isoform X2, translated as MVWFQCEDCGDNLKKPKLPNHFRMCSASKLSCIDCGQVFGQQSIEGHTQCITESEKYGPKGQGKAPNGTINTKSKNDSKQKPEIDVNVGLSERPPWFCSLCNTKTTSKQTLLLHADGKKHRAKARGFHASKQQPIDAVGTTDLTEKNEKNEVPESNGLGESIDQNSSKVTSLHDNLEVETYSLKSDKKRKLEASEVDGAELKNGGETSSDGHGEVIQIQQTETEIIKDLKKAKNCMTNEGVILDSTSETENLEKKIKWKKLVTSFLKSESEGVVKLKKLRKFVLKSLKESGFAEDKNQVFEMLEQKISSSSRFTFDGKYVGLVTNSQGT; from the exons ATGGTGTGGTTTCAGTGTGAGGATTGCGGAGACAATCTTAAGAAACCCAAGCTCCCTAATCACTTCAGAATGTGTTCTGCTTCCAAG TTATCGTGCATTGACTGTGGACAAGTGTTTGGGCAGCAATCAATTGAAGGTCACACTCAGTGCATCACTGAATCG GAAAAATATGGTCCAAAGGGTCAAGGAAAGGCTCCAAATGGAACAATTAATACTAAATCCAAGAATGATTCCAAGCAGAAGCCGGAAATCGATGTAAATGTTGGATTGTCTGAACGACCTCCATGGTTCTGTAG TCTCTGTAACACCAAAACTACAAGCAAGCAAACCTTGCTTCTTCATGCCGACGGAAAGAAACACAGAGCAAAAGCTAGAGGTTTCCATGCATCAAAGCAGCAGCCCATAGATGCAGTTGGAACTACGGACTTGACagaaaagaatgagaaaaacgAAGTTCCTGAAAGTAATGGTTTAGGGGAATCAATAGACCAAAATTCATCTAAAGTAACTTCTCTTCATGATAATTTGGAAGTGGAAACCTATTCGTTGAAATCAGACAAGAAAAGAAAACTCGAGGCATCTGAAGTAGATGGTGCTGAGCTGAAGAATGGAGGTGAAACTTCCTCAGATGGTCATGGTGAAGTTATTCAAATACAACAAACAGAAACAGAGATAATTAAAGACTTGAAGAAAGCCAAAAATTGTATGACCAACGAAGGTGTAATTTTGGATTCAACTTCAGAAACGGAAAACCTCGAGAAGAAAATAAAGTGGAAAAAGCTTGTTACTTCGTTTCTGAAATCA GAATCAGAGGGTGTAgtgaaattaaaaaaacttcGGAAGTTTGTACTAAAATCCCTCAAGGAATCTGGATTTGCAGAAGACAAGAACCAAGTATTTGAAATGCTTGAGCAGAAG ATAAGTTCAAGTTCTAGGTTTACCTTTGATGGCAAATATGTTGGCCTGGTCACCAACAGCCAAGGGACCTAA
- the LOC140958616 gene encoding uncharacterized protein, which yields MEADGDSPQLWSPPTTLFIPVRRRHGHISPILNQALILAIPILVLLITFLILPPFLSCTKHQILKPISFQKGWDFINIFLVLIAVLCGVFAKRNDEKSSSPDADGQKNLDAGTNVSDDNIRKSIASSKWLDFPDKSEYDKMRNSRSYPDLRQESLWGCESNEFKFFDDFEVNFLRQPEKRYHRRSQKVEKEHVAEPAPPPQPAQRRRAVHRGRNDDENKSPPPPPLPPPEPEFIPVAERTERIEKENSGTTKEIATATASLQYGTQTQRKKKVKCRDNYESTAEDSLPPSTIAPPSTPPPPPPPPPSKGFQSLLKKSSKSKRVHSVSTTAKPPPPPPPPPPNSIFANIFKTGSKSKRSQLSSASSHLPPPPPSPPYSIFNNIFSMGSKSQRCQIPSASSQPPPPQPSPQTSSILISSFENLTKTRRFKNSNSPAPPLPPPEIRPVNTGKPPKPPKQSTSHNKNDIIVAPSPLIPVPSPPTPPPFRMPEINFVPKGDFAMKGSTNSSQGSSPKLDVDVMSIESESGQSIRPSVSCPSPDVNMKADTFISRLRDGWRLEKLNSINERQNSVSTSNRL from the coding sequence ATGGAAGCCGATGGAGACTCGCCGCAGCTTTGGTCTCCACCCACTACCCTCTTCATCCCTGTCCGCCGCCGCCACGGCCACATATCTCCAATCCTTAATCAGGCTCTAATCTTAGCCATCCCAATACTTGTTTTACTCATCACCTTCCTCATACTCCCTCCATTTCTCTCATGCACTAAACACCAAATTCTTAAAcccatttcttttcaaaaagGCTGGGATTTTATTAACATATTTTTGGTGTTAATTGCTGTACTTTGCGGTGTTTTTGCCAAAAGAAATGATGAAAAATCATCCTCCCCCGATGCTGATGGACAAAAGAATTTAGATGCTGGTACAAATGTTTCAGATGACAATATCAGAAAATCCATTGCAAGTTCTAAATGGTTGGATTTTCCCGATAAGTCAGAGTATGATAAGATGAGAAACAGCAGGTCTTATCCCGACCTAAGACAAGAATCGTTGTGGGGATGTGAGAGTAATGAATTTAAGTTTTTTGATGATTTTGAGGTTAATTTTCTTCGGCAGCCAGAAAAACGCTACCACAGGCGGAGCCAAAAGGTAGAGAAAGAACATGTTGCAGAGCCAGCTCCTCCGCCTCAGCCTGCACAGAGGAGACGAGCTGTTCATAGGGGCAGAAATGACGATGAAAACAAATCACCACCTCCTCCTCCACTGCCGCCTCCGGAACCAGAGTTTATTCCTGTAGCTGAAAGGACTGAAAGGATTGAAAAGGAAAATAGTGGCACCACGAAAGAAATTGCTACAGCCACAGCTTCACTCCAATATGGCACTCAGACGCAGAGAAAGAAGAAAGTGAAATGCAGAGATAATTACGAAAGCACCGCTGAGGATTCGCTTCCACCTTCCACAATAGCCCCACCATCAACTCCGCCACCTCCGCCTCCTCCTCCACCGTCTAAAGGTTTCCAAAGCCTGTTAAAGAAAAGCAGCAAAAGCAAACGCGTGCATTCGGTTTCCACCACTGCCAAGCCACCTCCGCCACCTCCGCCTCCACCGCCCAACTCAATTTTCGCTAATATCTTCAAAACTGGAAGTAAAAGTAAGCGTTCACAGCTTTCCTCAGCATCCTCTCATCTGCCTCCACCACCGCCATCCCCACCTTACTCtattttcaataatatattCAGTATGGGCAGTAAGAGTCAGCGATGCCAAATTCCATCAGCTTCCTCCCAGCCGCCTCCGCCGCAACCTTCACCTCAAACGTCTTCAATACTCATTTCTTCATTTGAGAATCTAACCAAAACCCGGAGATTCAAGAATTCTAACTCCCCTGCTCCACCTCTTCCACCACCAGAAATCCGCCCTGTCAACACAGGAAAGCCCCCAAAACCCCCAAAACAAAGCACTTCTCACAACAAAAATGACATAATCGTGGCACCATCACCGCTGATCCCCGTGCCATCACCACCAACTCCGCCACCATTCAGAATGCCAGAAATAAACTTTGTCCCAAAGGGAGATTTTGCGATGAAGGGAAGCACAAACAGCTCCCAGGGAAGCTCCCCGAAACTTGATGTTGATGTCATGTCGATTGAATCCGAAAGTGGACAATCAATCAGGCCTTCAGTTTCTTGCCCGAGTCCAGACGTGAACATGAAGGCTGACACTTTCATTTCCAGGCTAAGGGATGGTTGGAGGCTGGAGAAGTTGAATTCCATAAATGAAAGACAGAACTCGGTCTCCACATCGAACCGGCTATAA
- the LOC140971843 gene encoding uncharacterized protein isoform X3 has translation MKNYKSSFPLNQLVDNFHGSFSKCSFFRRKDSRLYYPRMMDKKLYNLYKGCINEFGGEDLNIQKYFTFGGPSMEQRKMADAADKVKGKYTLIRDEDDSQLGIYEKPLPCFGCGVGWFSFLVGFLCPLMWYYATILYFRNYYRRDPRERAGLAASAIAAMACTVVLIIIILVLLL, from the exons ATGAAGAACTACAAATCATCTTTTCCACTAAACCAACTTGTAGATAATTTTCATGGTTCCTTTTCAAAGTGCTCTTTTTTTCGGAGGAAGGATTCAAGATTGTATTATCCTAGGATGATGGACAAAAAATTGTACAATCTGTACAAAG GTTGCATAAACGAATTTGGTGGTGAAGATCTcaatatacaaaaatatttcaCCTTTGGAGGACCGTCCATGGAGCAAA GAAAAATGGCAGATGCTGCAGACAAAGTGAAGGGAAAATATACTTTGATTCGAGATGAAGATGACTCACAACTTGGGATATATGAGAAACCTCTTCCTTGCTTCGGTTGTGGTGTTGGATGGTTCTC TTTTCTCGTAGGTTTCTTGTGCCCGCTGATGTGGTATTATGCGACGATATTGTATTTCCGAAATTATTACCGTAGGGATCCCAGAGAACGAGCCGGACTCGCTGCTTCTGCCATTGCT GCCATGGCATGCACCGTCGTGTTGATAATCATAATCTTAGTTCTACTTCTCTAG
- the LOC140971844 gene encoding protein RETICULATA-RELATED 3, chloroplastic-like isoform X1, translated as MVLFQLKRMAAQLCYSPPAGGHGCITATRHDAKFGTRFADTAFPSNLSLPSLKCSTIKLNNVDLVSKFYIPCVAAGGGSGDIGVGRGDGGGNGGNSGWSGGGNSDESKSSWDGFGPVGAFMNGWRSRVAADPQFPFKVLMEELVGVSACVLGDMASRPNFGLNELDFVFSTLVVGSILNFVLMYLLAPTMSSSSQHLPGIFASSPASHMFEPGPYSLLSRLGTFVYKGTLFAAVGFAAGLFGTVISNGLISMRKKMDPKFETPNNPPPTVLNATTWAIHMGVSSNFRYQTLNGIEFLLAKGFPAFLFKTSVVVLRCLNNVLGGMSFVILARITGSQSVQEVNSVSVEDGSVAEKEKLVNKDDDLQTGEYTSK; from the exons ATG GTGTTATTCCAATTGAAGAGGATGGCAGCTCAGCTATGCTACTCTCCTCCTGCCGGCGGCCATGGCTGTATTACTGCTACTCGTCATGATGCCAAATTTGGTACCAGATTTGCCGATACTGCTTTCCCTAGTAACCTTTCCCTACCCTCATTAAAATGCAGTACCATAAAACTAAACAACGTGGATTTGGTTTCCAAATTCTATATTCCATGCGTCGCCGCTGGCGGCGGCAGTGGCGACATTGGTGTTGGTCGTGGTGATGGTGGTGGGAATGGTGGCAATAGTGGGTGGAGTGGGGGTGGGAACTCAGATGAGTCCAAGTCTTCGTGGGATGGATTTGGACCAGTTGGGGCTTTCATGAATGGATGGAGGTCGAGGGTTGCTGCTGACCCTCAATTCCCTTTCAAAGTTCTCATGGAAGAGTTAGTCGGTGTTAGCGCTTGTGTTCTTGGAGACATGGCGTCACGCCCCAATTTCGGGCTCAATGAGCTTGATTTTGTGTTTTCGACGCTTGTTGTTGGTTCCATACTGAATTTTGTACTCATGTATCTCTTGGCCCCAACTATGTCTTCTTCAAGCCAACATCTTCCAGGAATTTTTGCGAGTTCTCCAGCTAGCCACATGTTCGAACCAGGACCTTATAGTTTGTTGAGTAGGCTTGGCACTTTCGTTTACAAAGGAACTCTGTTTGCTGCTGTCGGGTTTGCTGCTGGACTTTTCGGGACTGTTATTTCCAATGGGTTGATTAGCATGAGGAAAAAGATGGACCCAAAGTTCGAGACACCAAACAATCCTCCACCTACGGTTTTGAATGCCACTACTTGGGCAATTCACATGGGTGTCAGCAGTAATTTCAGATACCAAACCTTGAATGGAATAGAGTTCTTGTTAGCCAAGGGATTTCCAGCGTTCTTATTCAAGACCTCGGTAGTGGTTCTGAGGTGCTTGAACAATGTTCTTGGAGGTATGTCGTTTGTGATTCTGGCCAGGATAACAGGGTCACAAAGCGTTCAAGAGGTGAATTCTGTTAGTGTCGAGGATGGATCCGTTGCTGAGAAGGAGAAGCTAGTGAACAAAGATGATGACTTGCAAACCGGTGAATATACTTCCAAGTGA
- the LOC140971844 gene encoding protein RETICULATA-RELATED 3, chloroplastic-like isoform X2 — protein MAAQLCYSPPAGGHGCITATRHDAKFGTRFADTAFPSNLSLPSLKCSTIKLNNVDLVSKFYIPCVAAGGGSGDIGVGRGDGGGNGGNSGWSGGGNSDESKSSWDGFGPVGAFMNGWRSRVAADPQFPFKVLMEELVGVSACVLGDMASRPNFGLNELDFVFSTLVVGSILNFVLMYLLAPTMSSSSQHLPGIFASSPASHMFEPGPYSLLSRLGTFVYKGTLFAAVGFAAGLFGTVISNGLISMRKKMDPKFETPNNPPPTVLNATTWAIHMGVSSNFRYQTLNGIEFLLAKGFPAFLFKTSVVVLRCLNNVLGGMSFVILARITGSQSVQEVNSVSVEDGSVAEKEKLVNKDDDLQTGEYTSK, from the coding sequence ATGGCAGCTCAGCTATGCTACTCTCCTCCTGCCGGCGGCCATGGCTGTATTACTGCTACTCGTCATGATGCCAAATTTGGTACCAGATTTGCCGATACTGCTTTCCCTAGTAACCTTTCCCTACCCTCATTAAAATGCAGTACCATAAAACTAAACAACGTGGATTTGGTTTCCAAATTCTATATTCCATGCGTCGCCGCTGGCGGCGGCAGTGGCGACATTGGTGTTGGTCGTGGTGATGGTGGTGGGAATGGTGGCAATAGTGGGTGGAGTGGGGGTGGGAACTCAGATGAGTCCAAGTCTTCGTGGGATGGATTTGGACCAGTTGGGGCTTTCATGAATGGATGGAGGTCGAGGGTTGCTGCTGACCCTCAATTCCCTTTCAAAGTTCTCATGGAAGAGTTAGTCGGTGTTAGCGCTTGTGTTCTTGGAGACATGGCGTCACGCCCCAATTTCGGGCTCAATGAGCTTGATTTTGTGTTTTCGACGCTTGTTGTTGGTTCCATACTGAATTTTGTACTCATGTATCTCTTGGCCCCAACTATGTCTTCTTCAAGCCAACATCTTCCAGGAATTTTTGCGAGTTCTCCAGCTAGCCACATGTTCGAACCAGGACCTTATAGTTTGTTGAGTAGGCTTGGCACTTTCGTTTACAAAGGAACTCTGTTTGCTGCTGTCGGGTTTGCTGCTGGACTTTTCGGGACTGTTATTTCCAATGGGTTGATTAGCATGAGGAAAAAGATGGACCCAAAGTTCGAGACACCAAACAATCCTCCACCTACGGTTTTGAATGCCACTACTTGGGCAATTCACATGGGTGTCAGCAGTAATTTCAGATACCAAACCTTGAATGGAATAGAGTTCTTGTTAGCCAAGGGATTTCCAGCGTTCTTATTCAAGACCTCGGTAGTGGTTCTGAGGTGCTTGAACAATGTTCTTGGAGGTATGTCGTTTGTGATTCTGGCCAGGATAACAGGGTCACAAAGCGTTCAAGAGGTGAATTCTGTTAGTGTCGAGGATGGATCCGTTGCTGAGAAGGAGAAGCTAGTGAACAAAGATGATGACTTGCAAACCGGTGAATATACTTCCAAGTGA